The genome window CGACGACATACTTCAAATCTTCTCCAATTTCGATAACAGGTTCAGAGAAAAACTCACCGGAACTCTTTCCGTCACCGAAACACTTGACCAGACGCTAAAAACCATAGACCGTAGAGTTTCTCGTTACTTAACCGTTGACGAACCTATCTGGTCAAACTCCGGCGACGCCTCGTTGTTTCTCGCCGTTGTTGATGACTTGATTGCAGTGATTCGTGAAGGTTCTGTAACAGCTGATGATTCGGCGGTTATTGTTCTCGATCGAGCTGAGGATTTGCTTCAACAGTGTATGTTTCGGCTTGAAGAGGAGTTTAAGCGGTTGATTCAACGCGGCGGCGTTGAATTTGAATTTTCCGATGATGTCGCCGGGGGAGACAACGGCGGTTGTGCAGATTCAGATTCCGATGAAGATAACAGATTCGATGACGGATTTGATGACAGATCTGATGAGTTTAACGTTCCGGTAGCGCATCCGGTAACGGATTACAACGTCACGATCGACTCACTTCCGTCAAGTACGATTAACGATCTGCACCAGATCTCACAACGGATGGTGACGGCTGGTTACGGTAAGGAGTGTTCGTTAGCGTACAGTAACTGCCGGAGAGATTTTATAGAAGAAAGTCTATCGAGGTTAGGGTTTCTAGGGTTACAAAATGTTAGTAAACCGTTAGTAGATGATGATAACGATATTGAGATTGAGAAATGGATTAAAGCGGTTAATATGGCGGTTAGAGTGATTTACCCTAGCGAACAACGGTTATGTGATCGAGTGTTTGGTTGCTCCACTTCGGCTGCTGCGGCTGCAGCCGATCTGTCGTTTATGGATACATGTAGGGTTTCGGTTATGGAGCTTTTGAATTTTGCTAATGGGATTGCGATGGGGAGTAGAGCGCCGGAGAGGTTGTTTAAGATACTCGACGTGTATGAAGCGGTGAAGGCGTTGTTGCCGGAGTTTGAGGTGTTGTTTTCCGGTCATTACTGTTTGTTTTTGAAAAATGAAGCGGTTGGAGTTTGGAAGAGATTAGGTGAATCGATTAGAGGCATTTTTGTTGAGTTAGAAAACTTAATCCAGCGTGATCCGGTTAAAGCCGCAGTCCCTGGAGGCGGTCTTCATCCGATTACTCGTTATGTCATGAATTACCTTCGGGCTGCTTGTTCTCGGCCGACTTTGAAACAAGTGTTTGACGACTATGTTGAACAATCGTCAACTTCGAGTTCATTATCTGTTCAAATCGCGTGGATTATGGATGTTTTAGAAAACAATTTAGAATCAAAATCAAAGGCTTATAGAGACCCTGCGTTATCGTCTGTGTTCATGATGAACAATGGTAGATACATCGTAAAGAAGGTTAAAGACGACGAATTAGGTTCTCTTCTAGGAGACGACTGGATCCGAAAACAAACATCAGGAGTAAGACAGCATCATGTAAATTACCAGAGAAGTTCATGGCATAAGATTCTCAACACGTTGAAGCTCGACAATAACAATAGTAGCTCGTCTTCAAATCTTGCTTCGAAAGCTTTGAAAGATAAACTCAAGCTCTTCAATTCGCAGTTTATCGAGATTTGCAGAAATCAATCCACATGGGTTATATTTGATGAACAATTGCGAGACGAATTGAAGATTTCTGTAGCTGGAACTTTGCTTCCGGCTTACCGTAACTTTCTTGGGAGGTTTCATAATCTTCAAGATATTGGGAAGTATGCAGATAAACATGTGAAGTTCACCATAGAAGACGTTGAGGCTCGAATTGACGGTTTGTTTCAGGCAACCGCAGTGGCGGGGAATGGCCGGAAGTGAATATGATCGATCAAGCGAGTGTTGGGTTGTGTTGTAACATATTGGTGTATGTAATTTTCTACAATGTTTTGGTGTTAGATTATGGGTTGTGTGTTTAGTAAGTTGTGATCATTTGTATATAGTTGGTGTTGATCCATTTATGGCTTGCTTGGTTCTTGAGTAAATTGTATACACACGAAGTTCAGTATTAGTTATTACACTTGTGGGCTTTTTTAGAATCTAAACTGGTTAGATGAGCCTGAAGCATTCACTCAACAATGTCAAAATATGTGTGATTGAACAGGTATGTATGAAAGGGATTATTAAGTTAATGAAGATTATATTTGAAGGGTCAAAATCAAATTGTTTGGTTTTGGTATGCATGTATCATCATCATGCATTCATGCCTAATATTACCATGAATTCTATTTGATGACTATAAATATGAGTGAAACACCAATGCTTATTATAGGTAGTCATTTGTTTTTAGCTTACATTTTAGAACACCAGCAACACAAAAATTAAACAACTGAAGATTGAAGATTACAGAAGtcgtcatcatcatactcagtaaatcatACCAATAACAAAAGCTAAGGTAGAGTCTGAGAAAAGTAAATGTAGACAGACTTACCTTTATCCTGTAAGAATAGAGAGGCTACTTCCAGTGAGACCTCGGCTTGGATGACTGATGCATAGCCTGAGATGATCAAGTTGTGTTATGTTTGGCAAATTGAAGAAGTCAAACTTCAAAGTTCAAAGTTCAAGTTGGCAATGGAGTAATGGACAAACATCTCTGTCTAGAGTAGAGTCATGTAGAGTTTATGTAAATTTCAAGAAAACCAGTTAACCTTTTAGGTAAAAAAACTAACAAATCTATATAAAGCTGTTAGACAAGATTGAATTATGGCTCAAAATCTCGAAACCACGCACACCCTAAAACATTCGCGCTTGACCCGTTTGGAGAAATACATACCCATTTAACCCGTAAAAGAAAAAAACCCAACTGATTTGGCCTAGAGGGAAAAAAGAACACATGTGTAATCTATTACTAGCTATTGGAAATAACATAAAATAACTTGTTTGATCAGTCAGAAATAAAAGCAGCATTATTTTGTGTAACTAGCATAAGTACCACCTCATCAGTGTTATTGCTAACCACACAGAATAGTATTCTTGGAATTGTAAAACGCATAGCCTTGAATACACAAAATAAAATTCTCTAAGACTAGGTGTTATGGTGGCGCGAGCCACCCACCAGCGAGCCACGTAGACGAAGTTTGGTCGCGCAACATCATAACGACCACCTGTGAGCTCGCGCCGTGATCGGACCAAGCGGGCCTGCTCACGTGAAGAAATTGAACGTTGGGTCTTGGGAGGGGAAAAGTTACCGTTGGTGTTTAAtgttttattttctatttttaaattttgcctataaatacccctacTATTCTACCAAATTTTATACCATTCGATCCTTCTCTCAATCTATTCTCTACATCTTTTATAAATTTCTCATCCTTTTTTCAAAAACCCACAATGGATCCCAACAACATTTTTAATGTAGAAAGTTATCGGGTCTCACTCGACGACCCGTACGACGAGCAATTCGAACACAACATGAGCCAAATGCCACCGCTCTCGCCGGAGATGACGCAGGAGAGGCACCACCACAACGACCGGCTGGAAGGGACCGGGGAAAACGAAAAACAACTAATGAATCTGATGCCGAATTTTGTGATGAGATTCGGAGGATAACTATTGCCA of Helianthus annuus cultivar XRQ/B chromosome 1, HanXRQr2.0-SUNRISE, whole genome shotgun sequence contains these proteins:
- the LOC110869257 gene encoding exocyst complex component EXO70B1 is translated as MSENPEEKLIAVARHIAKTLGHTDNALTDDILQIFSNFDNRFREKLTGTLSVTETLDQTLKTIDRRVSRYLTVDEPIWSNSGDASLFLAVVDDLIAVIREGSVTADDSAVIVLDRAEDLLQQCMFRLEEEFKRLIQRGGVEFEFSDDVAGGDNGGCADSDSDEDNRFDDGFDDRSDEFNVPVAHPVTDYNVTIDSLPSSTINDLHQISQRMVTAGYGKECSLAYSNCRRDFIEESLSRLGFLGLQNVSKPLVDDDNDIEIEKWIKAVNMAVRVIYPSEQRLCDRVFGCSTSAAAAAADLSFMDTCRVSVMELLNFANGIAMGSRAPERLFKILDVYEAVKALLPEFEVLFSGHYCLFLKNEAVGVWKRLGESIRGIFVELENLIQRDPVKAAVPGGGLHPITRYVMNYLRAACSRPTLKQVFDDYVEQSSTSSSLSVQIAWIMDVLENNLESKSKAYRDPALSSVFMMNNGRYIVKKVKDDELGSLLGDDWIRKQTSGVRQHHVNYQRSSWHKILNTLKLDNNNSSSSSNLASKALKDKLKLFNSQFIEICRNQSTWVIFDEQLRDELKISVAGTLLPAYRNFLGRFHNLQDIGKYADKHVKFTIEDVEARIDGLFQATAVAGNGRK